One genomic region from Hoeflea algicola encodes:
- a CDS encoding penicillin acylase family protein translates to MMRIVKGLIKLIIVATPLVVIAVGVAMLWLSRSQAPVNGTLAIAEIGGEVTITRDKNGVPHIKAPTRADVAAGLGFVHAQERLWQMEVSRMAGKGRLSEMFGDATVGTDIWLRTMAIDEAAEASLGVMDPETMAMLEGYARGVNAWMAREPRAFSSRLPPEYLILGYEPEPWAPVDTLIAVKMMSISLAANLGEEAMRLGFARLGFDEAEMADLLPYLDVDNPPAMPDLTELLGLEKGEIGADLTTADASASFAEIDGMLGTGASNNWVISGERTASGKPILANDPHLGLMAPSIWYLAHLEVVEEYDEPRHLIGVTLPGTPVVLLGRGNDIAWGFTNTATDAQDVFIERVNPDNPEEYLTPTGWTPFGQQEETIKVRGGEAQSFTRRWTRHGPVFPASYKNFDKLLPDNMVAALQWVALAHDDTTASIAPRLFDMRSVEDFQEGFDVFVTPMQSMVVADAAGTIGLVAAGRVPQRDPANRLMGRAPAPGWNAIYDWRGYAPYRAVPRQTNPESGLIATANTKIVGPDYPLHLTFDWDEPYRQQRIETLINDAVALQTQEMSRDVQADIFSPAFAELKPRMLKMLEGKALSDSERQMADKLAGWDSTMARDQAEPLIFTAWLRQAMIRTFEDDLGITFRDWFKARGKVMVRLLDDEAARNWCDVKGTDEEETCDQIMAEAFSAAIAELSERYGEDASSWRWGTAHYAKGAHRPFSEVGLLRRFFNVEVESGGGPFTLDRGRTQLQDDADPYANTNAASYRGIFDLSDLDNSTYIQTTGQSGNVFSRHYSDFAQTWADVQSIEIPATDVAEPEGVWTLSPE, encoded by the coding sequence ATGATGCGGATCGTCAAAGGGCTTATCAAGCTCATAATTGTCGCAACGCCGCTCGTGGTGATTGCAGTGGGCGTGGCCATGTTGTGGCTGTCGCGGTCGCAGGCACCGGTAAATGGCACGCTGGCGATCGCCGAAATTGGCGGCGAGGTAACGATCACGCGGGATAAAAATGGGGTACCGCACATCAAGGCACCGACCCGCGCCGATGTTGCCGCAGGCCTGGGGTTCGTGCATGCGCAAGAGCGGCTGTGGCAGATGGAAGTCAGCCGCATGGCGGGCAAGGGGCGGCTGTCGGAAATGTTCGGCGACGCCACGGTTGGAACTGACATCTGGCTCAGAACGATGGCGATCGATGAGGCGGCGGAGGCGTCGTTGGGCGTCATGGACCCCGAGACCATGGCGATGCTGGAAGGCTATGCGCGCGGTGTCAACGCCTGGATGGCGCGCGAACCGCGGGCGTTTTCATCGCGGTTGCCACCGGAATATCTGATCCTGGGGTATGAACCCGAACCTTGGGCGCCGGTTGATACGCTGATTGCGGTGAAAATGATGTCGATTTCGCTCGCCGCCAATCTTGGCGAGGAGGCGATGCGGCTTGGCTTTGCACGGCTTGGCTTTGACGAGGCCGAAATGGCAGACCTGCTGCCCTATCTTGACGTTGACAACCCGCCTGCGATGCCGGACCTGACTGAGTTGCTGGGGTTGGAGAAGGGCGAGATCGGGGCCGATCTCACCACAGCCGACGCGTCGGCATCATTTGCTGAAATTGACGGCATGCTTGGCACCGGCGCCTCCAACAACTGGGTGATTTCCGGTGAGCGCACTGCATCGGGCAAGCCGATACTCGCCAATGATCCGCATCTGGGGCTGATGGCGCCATCGATCTGGTATCTGGCGCATCTCGAGGTAGTGGAAGAGTATGACGAGCCGCGTCACCTGATCGGGGTGACGCTGCCGGGCACGCCGGTTGTCCTTCTCGGGCGTGGTAATGACATTGCCTGGGGCTTCACCAATACCGCCACAGACGCTCAGGACGTGTTCATCGAGCGCGTCAATCCGGACAACCCGGAGGAATATCTGACCCCCACCGGCTGGACCCCATTCGGCCAACAAGAGGAAACCATCAAGGTGCGTGGCGGCGAAGCGCAAAGCTTCACCCGGCGCTGGACCCGGCATGGTCCGGTGTTTCCCGCGAGCTACAAGAATTTTGACAAGTTGTTGCCCGACAACATGGTGGCGGCGCTGCAATGGGTGGCGCTGGCCCATGACGACACCACGGCGTCGATTGCCCCACGGCTGTTTGACATGCGCAGTGTCGAGGACTTCCAGGAAGGTTTCGATGTGTTCGTGACGCCGATGCAGTCGATGGTGGTGGCCGATGCCGCCGGCACTATTGGCTTGGTGGCGGCGGGCAGGGTACCACAGCGCGATCCCGCCAACCGGCTGATGGGCAGGGCGCCGGCGCCGGGTTGGAACGCGATCTACGACTGGCGCGGCTACGCGCCCTACCGGGCAGTTCCACGGCAAACCAATCCGGAAAGCGGGCTGATTGCCACCGCCAACACCAAGATTGTCGGTCCGGACTATCCGCTGCACCTGACGTTTGACTGGGATGAACCCTACCGGCAGCAGCGGATCGAGACGCTGATCAATGACGCGGTTGCGCTGCAGACGCAGGAAATGTCGCGTGACGTGCAGGCCGACATCTTCTCGCCGGCCTTTGCCGAGCTGAAGCCGCGGATGCTGAAAATGCTGGAAGGCAAGGCGCTGAGCGACAGCGAACGGCAGATGGCTGACAAACTCGCCGGCTGGGACAGCACGATGGCCCGAGACCAGGCCGAACCGCTGATTTTTACTGCCTGGTTGCGACAGGCGATGATCAGGACCTTCGAGGACGATCTGGGCATCACCTTCAGGGACTGGTTCAAGGCGCGCGGCAAGGTGATGGTGCGGCTGCTCGATGACGAGGCGGCGCGCAACTGGTGCGACGTCAAGGGCACGGACGAAGAGGAAACCTGCGACCAGATCATGGCCGAGGCGTTTTCCGCAGCCATCGCCGAACTGTCGGAACGTTATGGCGAGGACGCGTCGTCGTGGCGCTGGGGGACTGCGCATTATGCCAAGGGCGCGCACCGTCCGTTCAGCGAAGTAGGCCTGCTCAGGCGCTTCTTCAATGTCGAGGTGGAAAGCGGTGGCGGGCCGTTCACGCTTGATCGCGGCCGCACCCAGCTGCAGGATGACGCCGATCCCTATGCCAACACCAATGCGGCGAGCTATCGCGGTATTTTCGATCTGTCAGATCTCGACAATTCGACCTACATCCAGACCACCGGCCAGTCGGGCAATGTGTTTTCACGCCATTACAGCGATTTTGCACAGACATGGGCCGATGTGCAATCGATCGAGATTCCGGCCACGGATGTGGCGGAGCCGGAAGGGGTGTGGACGCTCAGCCCGGAGTGA
- a CDS encoding aldo/keto reductase, which produces MTPIPFHDGHSIPQLGFGIWQVPQEKAAVAVESALRTGYRLIDGAYIYGNEVGLGEGLKRSGVPREEVFITTKVWNADHGRDKARASVERSLKNIGVDQLDLMLIHWPVPSQDLYVETWKALIEMRNEGLTRSVGVSNFNADHLARIIEATGEAPVLNQIEINPQLQQPELRAVCEAHKIVPQAWTPLGGGHSFDAKQIQAAAQRTGKSPAQIILRWHIQLGHAVITRSVNPGRQAENLDVFDFTLTDDEMSAISTLDVGLRCGPDPSVFKMT; this is translated from the coding sequence ATGACCCCAATCCCTTTTCATGACGGACACTCCATCCCGCAGCTTGGCTTCGGCATCTGGCAAGTCCCGCAAGAAAAAGCCGCCGTCGCTGTGGAAAGCGCGCTTCGCACCGGATACCGGTTGATCGACGGCGCCTACATCTATGGCAATGAAGTCGGGCTGGGCGAGGGGCTCAAGCGGTCGGGCGTTCCCCGTGAAGAAGTCTTTATCACCACCAAGGTCTGGAACGCAGATCACGGTCGCGACAAGGCCCGCGCCTCGGTTGAACGAAGCCTGAAGAATATCGGCGTGGATCAACTTGACCTGATGCTGATCCACTGGCCGGTGCCGAGTCAGGATCTCTATGTCGAGACCTGGAAGGCGTTGATCGAGATGCGCAATGAAGGGCTTACGCGTTCCGTCGGCGTGTCGAATTTCAACGCCGATCATCTGGCCCGGATCATTGAAGCGACCGGCGAGGCACCGGTGCTCAACCAGATCGAGATCAATCCGCAGTTGCAGCAACCGGAATTGCGGGCCGTGTGCGAAGCCCACAAGATCGTGCCGCAAGCCTGGACTCCATTGGGTGGTGGGCACTCCTTCGATGCCAAGCAAATTCAGGCGGCGGCGCAGCGAACCGGCAAGAGCCCGGCGCAAATCATCCTGCGCTGGCACATCCAGCTTGGACATGCGGTGATCACGCGCTCGGTCAATCCCGGCCGTCAGGCGGAAAATCTCGATGTGTTTGATTTCACTCTCACCGACGACGAGATGAGCGCGATTTCAACGCTCGACGTGGGCCTGCGCTGCGGCCCCGATCCCTCGGTGTTCAAAATGACGTAA